In the Streptomyces cinnamoneus genome, CGGCGGGCAGCAGCCACAGCAGCCGTACGCCCACCACGACGGCGACGACGGTGCCGCCGACGCCCAGCATCTCGCCCCAGCGGCCGGAGGCCGTGCTGACGGCGTTGTGGAGCTCCAGGCCGACGAGCCCGAAGGCGGCGCCGGTGACGAGGGTGTCGACGACCTCCCAGAAGGTGTGCCCGGCCAGCCGGCCCAGGACGTCGTCGGGGTCGTGGGCGTACTCGGCGAGGAACAGCGCGGTGGTCAGCACGGCGAGCACGCCGGAGCCCTTGAGCTCCTCGGCGAGGACGTAGGCGACGAACGGCACCAGCAGGGTGAGCCCGATCTGGAGCGTGGCGTCGCCGAGGACGTCCATCAGCCGTTTGGCGGCCCAGCCGAGCGCGAGGCCGACCGCGACGGCCACCACGGCGGAGAGCACCAGCTCTCCGACGGCCCGCGACAGCGAGAAGCTGCCGCTGACGGCGGCCGCGATGGCCACGTGGTAGAGCACGATCGCGGTGACGTCGTTGAAGAGCCCCTCGCCCTCCAGGATGGAGACCAGGCGCCGCGGCAGTCCGAGGGAGCCCGCGACGGCGGTGGCGGCGACCGGGTCGGGCGGGGCCACGAGCGCGCCGAGCGCCACGGCGGCGGCCAGCGAGATGCCGGGCATGATCGCGTTGGCAACGGCGGCGACGGCCGCGGTGGTGACGAAGACCAGCGCGACCGCGAGCAGCAGGATCGGCCGCACGTTGGCCGCGAACTGCCGCCAGGAGGTGCGCTGCGCGGTGGCGTAGAGCAGCGGCGGCAGGGCCAGCGGGAGGATGAACTCCGGCGGGACGGCCACGTTGGGCACGAACGGCAGCAGGGCGAGGACGATCCCGCCGATCGTCATCAGGACCGGGGAGGGCACCCCCAGCCGGTCCCCCAGCGGCACCGTGACGAGCGCCCCGAGCAGCAGGACGAACAGCAGGGCGAGCTGGTCCACGGACGCCCTCCGGGCGGGTCGGTGCGGTCGGCCAGGCCTACAGCCTGCCTCACCCGCCTCCGGCCCGCCCCACGGGGGACGGTGCTACGAGCTCTCGGCGCGCACCGTGTCCAGGGCGTGCTGGAGGTCGTCGGGGTAGGCGCTCTCGAACTCCACCCAGCGGCCGTCGCCCGGGTGCTCGAAGCCGAGCCGCACGGCGTGCAGCCACTGGCGGGTGAGTCCCAGGCGCTTGGCGATGGTGGGGTCGGCGCCGTAGGTGAGGTCGCCGACGCACGGGTGGCGGTGGGCGGCCATGTGCACGCGGATCTGGTGGGTGCGGCCCGTCTCCAGCTTGATGTCCAGGAGGCTGGCGGCCCGGAACGCCTCGATGAGGTCGTAGTGGGTGACGGACGGCTTGCCCTCGGCGGTGACGGCCCACTTGTAGTCGTGGTTGGGGTGGCGGCCGATGGGGGCGTCGATGGTGCCGCTCATCGGGTCCGGGTGGCCCTGGACCAGGGAGTGGTAGCGCTTGTCGACCGTGCGCTCGCGGAACTGCTGCTTGAGCAGGGTGTAGGCGCGCTCGGACTTGGCGACGACCATCAGGCCGGAGGTGCCGACGTCCAGGCGGTGCACGATGCCCTGGCGCTCGGCGGCGCCGGAGGTGGAGATGCGGTAGCCGGCGGCGGCCAGTCCGCCGATGACGGTGGGGCCCGTCCAGCCGGGGCTGGGGTGCGCGGCCACGCCGACCGGCTTGACGATCACGACGATGTCGTCGTCGTCGTGGACGATCTCCATGCCCTCGACCGGCTCGGCGACGATCTGCACCGGCGCGGGCGGCGCGGGCAGCTCGACCTCCAGCCAGGCGCCACCGGTGACCCGGTCGGACTTCCCGGCCTCGGCCCCGTCGAGCTGGACCTTGCCCGCGGCCGCCAGCTCGGCCGCCTTGGTGCGGGAGAAACCGAACATACGGGCGATGGCGGCGTCGACGCGCTCGCCTTCGAGGCCATCGGGGACGGGAAGGGCGCGGATCTCGGGAATGGTGCTCACCAGTCGAGTATGACGGACGGGCGGGGGACGCCCGTCCCCGGTTCAGTCCTTGTGGATCGTCCCGTCCGGGTCCAGGCCCCGGAAGGAGAGGACGACGATCAGGAAGCCGCCGCAGACGATCGCGGAGTCGGCGAGGTTGAAGACCGCGAAGTGCGGGGTGGCGATGAAGTCCACCACACCGCCCTCGAAGCCGCCGGGCGACCGGAAGAGCCGGTCGGTGAGGTTGCCGAAGGCGCCGCCCAGCAGCAGGCCCAGCGCGATCGCCCACGGCAGGCTGTAGAGCTTGCGGGCGATGCGGGCGATCGCCACGATCACGGCGGCGGCGATGACCGTGAAGACGATCGTCATCGCCTCGCCGATGCCGAAGGCCGCGCCGCGGTTGCGGATCACGTCGAGCTGGAGCCAGGTGCCGAACACCTCGACGGGGTCGTGGTGCTCCAGGTGGGCGACCACGAGCAGCTTGCTGCCCAGGTCCAGGAGATAGGCGAACGCGGCCACCGCGAGCAGCACCGCGATGCGCCGCCGGCGCCGGGGGTCGCCCTTCCCGCCTGCCGTATCCGTCACCCCGCCGGGCTCGGTGGGCTCGGTGGGCCGTCCGGCCTGATCCGCCTCTGTCACGTGAGTCCCTGGTTATTCGTCCCTGCTGACTGAGGACGAGGGTACGGCACGCGGTGGGGGGCGGGTCAGCGACGTTCCTGCCGCTGCTTGCACTCCACACACAGGGTGGCGCGGGGAAACGCCTGCATACGGGCCTTGCCGATCGGTTTGCCGCAGTTCTCGCAGAGGCCGTACGTACCGGCGTCCAGCCGCTCCAGCGCCCGCTCGGTCTGCATCAGCATCTCGCGGGCGTTCGCGGCGAGGGCCAGTTCGTGCTCCCGGGTGATGTTCTTGGTCCCGGTGTCCGCCTGGTCGTCCCCGGCGCCGTCGCCCGAGTCCCGCATCAGCCCGCTGATCGCCGCGTCGGAGGCGGCGATCTCGGCCCGCAGCCGCGCGGCGTCGGTCTGGAGCTCGCTGCGCGCCCCGGCCACCTCCGCGGGCGACCAGGGCTCCTCCCCCGGCCGCACGGCCAGCACCGCACCGGTGCGGGCTCCCGGCACCTTCTTGGCGGCCTGGGCCTCGTCCGTGCTCTTCTTAGCAGCCACCGTCCTGGCTCCCGTCTCTTTAGCGGGCACCGCCGTCCCGGCCGGTGCGCTTGCGGCCGATGCGGCCCGGTCATCTGATGCGGCACCGGCCCGGCGGGCCGGCTTGCGGGGTGGTGCTGTTCCGTCCGGCCCGGCCTTCGGCGCTGTTCCTCGTGCGGGGGCGGCCTTCGCCGCCGCCTTCCCGGTGCCGGCCGCCGCACCGGTCGCGTCCTCCCCCTGCCGGGCGGCCCGGGCCACCGTGGCAGTCTTCCCCGCCGCGGCGGCCTTGTCTGCCGCAGTGGCTTTCTTGGCCGGGGCGGACTTCTTGACCGGGGCGGTTTTCCGGCCCGGGGCGCCCTTGCCGGCGGAGGCGGACTTCTTGGCGGCGGCCTTGGCGGGGGCGGCGGTGGCCGTCCTGGCAGCGGTGCCGGTCTTCTTCGCGGGTGCGGGCTCGGCGGCCTTCGCCGCCTTCTTGGCCGGCGTGGCCTTGCCGCCGGCGGCGGTCTTGGTGGTCGTCGCCTTCTTCGCCGGCGCGGCCTTGCCGCCCGGAGCGGCCTTCTTCGCCGCTGTCGTCTTTTTGGCCGCGGCGGCCTTGGCGGCGGCTGCGGCCTTCTTCACCGGTGCCGCCTTGCCGCCGGCGGCGGTCTTGGCGGTCGTCGCCTTCTTCGCGGGGGTGGCCTTCCCGGCGGCTCCGCCGGTCGGCACGGACTTCTTCGTCGCCGCCTTCTTCCCGCCCGCCGCGGACTTCGCGGCCGCGGGGGCCGTGGACTTCTTCGCCGGCGCCGTCTTCCCACCGGCACCGGCCTTGGCCGGCCGCGCGGACCCCACGGCGGACCTGGCCGGCACGGCCTTTGTCGCCGACTTCTCCGCCATGGCCGCGATCCCTTCACATTTTATGATCTTGCGCGCGAATCGTGCGGGAACGATAAATCGGCGCAGGGCACGCGGCAACGGGGCTCGCCGGTCTCATCCGTTGTGCCCCGCCTCCGGCCCCTTAATCGGTCGGCCGGCGCGCCTCGCGCCCCGTACACTGGGCGCAGCGAAAGGCGTGGATGGGACCAGTAGCGCCGCACGCAGCCATCAGCGATCCGGGGACGGTGCGAGCCCGGGGGTGTGCGCGGGGTGAAGATCAGCCCGGAGCCGCCGGAGGAACCCCCCGCCCCGGGGTCAGTAGAACCGGCGTCGCGACCCTAATGAGGGGGCCGGAGGCGTGACGCGCCTGCGGCCAAGGAGGGTGGTACCGCGGGAGCAGCACACGCTCTCGTCCCTCCGACGGACAGCGCACAACCGTCCCGCCGGAGGAAGCCGATGACGCAGTACCGCCAGGTACCCGCGCAGGTCGACCTGCCCGCCCTGGAGCACGCCGTGCTCGAGTTCTGGCGCGAGCAGAAGACCTTCGCCCGTACCCTCGAACAGTCCGAGGGCCGCCCCGAGTGGGTGTTCTACGAAGGCCCGCCGACCGCCAACGGCATGCCCGGCGCGCACCACATCGAGGCCCGGGTCTTCAAGGACGTCTTCCCGCGTTTCCGCACCATGCAGGGCTACCACGTGGCCCGCAAGGCCGGCTGGGACTGCCACGGCCTGCCGGTCGAGCTCGCCGTCGAGAAGGAGCTCGGCTTCTCCGGCAAGCAGGACATCGAGGCGTACGGCATCGCCGCCTTCAACGACAAGTGCCGCGAGTCCGTCACCCGCCACACCGACGCGTTCGCCGAGCTCACCACCCGCATGGGCTACTGGACGGACCTGGACGGCGCCTACCGCACCATGGACCCGGACTACGTCCAGAGCGTCTGGTGGTCGCTGAAGGAGATCTTCACCAAGGGCCTGCTGGTCCAGGACCACCGCGTCGCCCCCTGGTGCCCCCGCTGCGGCACCGGCCTGTCCGACCACGAGCTGGCGCAGGGCTACGAGACGGTCGTCGACCCCTCCGTCTTCGTCCGCTTCCCGCTGACGTCCGGCCCGCTCGCGGGCGAGGCGTCGCTGCTGGTGTGGACGACCACCCCGTGGACGCTGGTGTCCAACACGGCCGCCGCCGCGCACCCCGACGTCACCTACGTCGTGGCCACCGACGGCAACGAGAAGCTGGTCGTCGCGGAGCCGCTGCTGGAGAAGGCCCTCGGCGAGGGCTGGACCGCCACCGGCCGGTCCTTCACCGGCCGCGAGATGGAGCGCTGGGCCTACCGCCGCCCGTTCGACCTGGTCGAGCTGGAGGACGCCAGCTTCGTCGTCAACGCCGACTACGTCACCACCGAGGACGGCACCGGTCTGGTCCACCAGGCCCCGGCCTTCGGTGAGGACGACCTCAGGACCTGCCGCGCCTACGGCCTGCCCGTGATCAACCCCGTCCGCCCCGACGGCACCTTCGAGGAGGGCCTCGGCCTGGTCGGCGGCCAGTTCTTCAAGAAGGCCGACGAGAAGCTCGTCGCCGACCTCTCCGAGCGCGGCCTGCTCTTCAAGCACGTCGCGTACGAGCACAGCTACCCGCACTGCTGGCGCTGCCACACCGCGCTGCTGTACTACGCCCAGCCGTCCTGGTACATCCGCACGACCGCGGTCAAGGACCGGCTCCTTGAGGAGAACGAGAAGACCAACTGGTTCCCCGACTCGGTCAAGCACGGCCGCTTCGGCGACTGGCTGAACAACAACATCGACTGGGCGCTCTCCCGCAACCGCTACTGGGGCACCCCGCTGCCCATCTGGCGCTGCGAGGAGAACCACCTCACCTGCGTCGGCTCGCTGGCCGAGCTCTCCGAGCTGACCGGCACCGACCAGAGCGGCCTGGACCCCCACCGCCCCTACATCGACGACGTCACCTTCACCTGCACCGCCGACGGCTGCTCTCACCGGGCCGTGCGCGTGCCGGAGGTCATCGACGCCTGGTACGACTCGGGCTCGATGCCGTTCGCCCAGTGGGGCTACCCGTACAAGAACAAGGAGCTGTTCGAGCAGCGCTACCCGGCGCAGTTCATCTCCGAGGCCATCGACCAGACCCGCGGCTGGTTCTACACCCTGATGGCCGTCGGCACGCTCGTGTTCGACAAGTCGTCGTACGAGAACGTGGTCTGTCTGGGCCACATCCTCGCCGAGGACGGCCGGAAGATGTCCAAGCACCTGGGCAACATCCTCCAGCCGATCCCCCTGATGGACCAGCACGGCGCCGACGCCGTCCGCTGGTTCATGGCCGCCGGCGGCTCCCCGTGGGCCGCGCGCCGCGTGGGTCACGGCACGATCCAGGAGGTCGTCCGCAAGACGCTCCTCACCTACTGGAACACCGTCGCCTTCCAGGCCCTGTACGCCCGCACCTCCGGCTGGGCGCCCGGCGCGTCCGACCCGGCACCGGCCGAGCGGCCGCTGCTGGACCGCTGGCTGCTGGGCGAGCTCAACACGCTCGTCGGCCAGGTCACCGAGGCCATGGAGGCCTACGACACCCAGCGCGCCGGAAAGCTGCTGTCGGCCTTCGTCGACGACCTGTCCAACTGGTACGTGCGCCGCTCGCGCCGCCGGTTCTGGCAGGGTGACGCGGCCGCGCTGCGCACGCTGCACGAGGTCGTCGAGACCGTGACCCGGCTGATGGCGCCCCTGGTGCCGTTCATCACCGAGCGGGTGTGGCAGGACCTGATCGTCCCGGTCGACCCGCAGGCCCCGGAGTCGGTCCACCTGGCCACGTGGCCGAAGGCCGACACGGCGCTCGTCGACCCGGCGCTGTCCCAGCAGATGCTGCTGGTCCGCCGCCTGGTCGAGCTGGGTCGCGCCACGCGCGCCGAGTCCGGCGTCAAGACGCGTCAGCCGCTGTCGCGCGCGCTGGTCGCCGCGGCCGGCTTCGAGGCGCTCGGCGAGGAGCTGCGCGCGCAGATCGCCGAGGAGCTGAACGTCTCCTCGCTCGCCTCCCTCTCGGAGGTCGGCGGCTCGCTCGTCGACACCACGGCCAAGGCCAACTTCCGTGCCCTGGGCAAGCGCTTCGGCAAGGGCGTCCAGGCGGTGGCCAAGGCCGTCGCCGCGGCCGACGCCGCCGCGCTGTCGCTGGCGCTGCGCGAGGGAACGGCCTCCGTCGTCGTCGACGGTGAGACCGTCACGCTCGCCCCGGACGAGGTGATCATCACCGAGACGCCGCGTGAGGGCTGGTCGGTGGCCTCCGACTCGGGTGCCACGGTCGCCCTCGACCTGGAGATCACGCCGGAGCTCCGGCGTGCGGGTCTCGCGCGGGACGCCATCCGGCTGATCCAGGAGGCCCGCAAGAACAGCGGCCTGGACGTGGCCGACCGGATCGCCCTGCGGTGGACCGCCACGGACGAGGAGACGGTGACCGCTCTGACCGAGCACACCGGTCTCATCGCGGACGAGGTCCTGGCGACGGACTTCGCCACG is a window encoding:
- a CDS encoding TraR/DksA family transcriptional regulator, translated to MAEKSATKAVPARSAVGSARPAKAGAGGKTAPAKKSTAPAAAKSAAGGKKAATKKSVPTGGAAGKATPAKKATTAKTAAGGKAAPVKKAAAAAKAAAAKKTTAAKKAAPGGKAAPAKKATTTKTAAGGKATPAKKAAKAAEPAPAKKTGTAARTATAAPAKAAAKKSASAGKGAPGRKTAPVKKSAPAKKATAADKAAAAGKTATVARAARQGEDATGAAAGTGKAAAKAAPARGTAPKAGPDGTAPPRKPARRAGAASDDRAASAASAPAGTAVPAKETGARTVAAKKSTDEAQAAKKVPGARTGAVLAVRPGEEPWSPAEVAGARSELQTDAARLRAEIAASDAAISGLMRDSGDGAGDDQADTGTKNITREHELALAANAREMLMQTERALERLDAGTYGLCENCGKPIGKARMQAFPRATLCVECKQRQERR
- the lspA gene encoding signal peptidase II, with amino-acid sequence MTDTAGGKGDPRRRRRIAVLLAVAAFAYLLDLGSKLLVVAHLEHHDPVEVFGTWLQLDVIRNRGAAFGIGEAMTIVFTVIAAAVIVAIARIARKLYSLPWAIALGLLLGGAFGNLTDRLFRSPGGFEGGVVDFIATPHFAVFNLADSAIVCGGFLIVVLSFRGLDPDGTIHKD
- the ileS gene encoding isoleucine--tRNA ligase; this encodes MTQYRQVPAQVDLPALEHAVLEFWREQKTFARTLEQSEGRPEWVFYEGPPTANGMPGAHHIEARVFKDVFPRFRTMQGYHVARKAGWDCHGLPVELAVEKELGFSGKQDIEAYGIAAFNDKCRESVTRHTDAFAELTTRMGYWTDLDGAYRTMDPDYVQSVWWSLKEIFTKGLLVQDHRVAPWCPRCGTGLSDHELAQGYETVVDPSVFVRFPLTSGPLAGEASLLVWTTTPWTLVSNTAAAAHPDVTYVVATDGNEKLVVAEPLLEKALGEGWTATGRSFTGREMERWAYRRPFDLVELEDASFVVNADYVTTEDGTGLVHQAPAFGEDDLRTCRAYGLPVINPVRPDGTFEEGLGLVGGQFFKKADEKLVADLSERGLLFKHVAYEHSYPHCWRCHTALLYYAQPSWYIRTTAVKDRLLEENEKTNWFPDSVKHGRFGDWLNNNIDWALSRNRYWGTPLPIWRCEENHLTCVGSLAELSELTGTDQSGLDPHRPYIDDVTFTCTADGCSHRAVRVPEVIDAWYDSGSMPFAQWGYPYKNKELFEQRYPAQFISEAIDQTRGWFYTLMAVGTLVFDKSSYENVVCLGHILAEDGRKMSKHLGNILQPIPLMDQHGADAVRWFMAAGGSPWAARRVGHGTIQEVVRKTLLTYWNTVAFQALYARTSGWAPGASDPAPAERPLLDRWLLGELNTLVGQVTEAMEAYDTQRAGKLLSAFVDDLSNWYVRRSRRRFWQGDAAALRTLHEVVETVTRLMAPLVPFITERVWQDLIVPVDPQAPESVHLATWPKADTALVDPALSQQMLLVRRLVELGRATRAESGVKTRQPLSRALVAAAGFEALGEELRAQIAEELNVSSLASLSEVGGSLVDTTAKANFRALGKRFGKGVQAVAKAVAAADAAALSLALREGTASVVVDGETVTLAPDEVIITETPREGWSVASDSGATVALDLEITPELRRAGLARDAIRLIQEARKNSGLDVADRIALRWTATDEETVTALTEHTGLIADEVLATDFATGEADDSYGEPFVDEGLGLTFRLRKA
- a CDS encoding RluA family pseudouridine synthase — its product is MSTIPEIRALPVPDGLEGERVDAAIARMFGFSRTKAAELAAAGKVQLDGAEAGKSDRVTGGAWLEVELPAPPAPVQIVAEPVEGMEIVHDDDDIVVIVKPVGVAAHPSPGWTGPTVIGGLAAAGYRISTSGAAERQGIVHRLDVGTSGLMVVAKSERAYTLLKQQFRERTVDKRYHSLVQGHPDPMSGTIDAPIGRHPNHDYKWAVTAEGKPSVTHYDLIEAFRAASLLDIKLETGRTHQIRVHMAAHRHPCVGDLTYGADPTIAKRLGLTRQWLHAVRLGFEHPGDGRWVEFESAYPDDLQHALDTVRAESS
- a CDS encoding Na+/H+ antiporter, encoding MDQLALLFVLLLGALVTVPLGDRLGVPSPVLMTIGGIVLALLPFVPNVAVPPEFILPLALPPLLYATAQRTSWRQFAANVRPILLLAVALVFVTTAAVAAVANAIMPGISLAAAVALGALVAPPDPVAATAVAGSLGLPRRLVSILEGEGLFNDVTAIVLYHVAIAAAVSGSFSLSRAVGELVLSAVVAVAVGLALGWAAKRLMDVLGDATLQIGLTLLVPFVAYVLAEELKGSGVLAVLTTALFLAEYAHDPDDVLGRLAGHTFWEVVDTLVTGAAFGLVGLELHNAVSTASGRWGEMLGVGGTVVAVVVGVRLLWLLPAAWVTKKLHKRRDVDEDVLLSWRETVVTWWSGMRGVATVALALAIPLTKDDKSPFPARDEILFVAFAVIIATLVVQGLTLPWLVKAVGVRKDIDASRELERQLATRAAKAARHRLLELVEDEDLSEDMMESLGRRAYDMGARISPDMVDEERRDAHAQRVERLRALHRLQGELLSAARHEVMAARSEPGMDPEVVDSVLRHLDERTLRGL